One part of the Hydra vulgaris chromosome 01, alternate assembly HydraT2T_AEP genome encodes these proteins:
- the LOC136075273 gene encoding uncharacterized protein LOC136075273 — protein MSIKKLSESQLAEYLLSKGISIDATEKLKSEKIDGLAFLELNALLLHAMGIKMGQVIKVRAIIEEKKKNDITSTSFSLSETLNSSLDESALSPTLSSTIQSSPDVLNESSKVKLKVSTIDVQVILRLDNIEFNIRSLLDEHQTGKLVLAEYDSSGALVKRPKDMIHIVVNSMVHRVGNMYPSTKTKSNLAKAIITAFPKLHSGGKLGYENYYSPYTEYVVGNKKRKVTPHRHIEERLKTMRKHVGVLVQAR, from the exons atgagcaTAAAAAAGTTGTCAGAGTCACAGTTGGcagaatatttattatcaaaaggAATATCTATAGACGCTACAGAAAAGCTTAAAA gtGAAAAAATTGATGGGTTAGCTTTTTTGGAGTTAAACGCATTATTGCTCCATGCGATGGGCATTAAGATGGGCCAGGTCATTAAAGTTCGAGCCATAATTGAGGAAAAAAAG aaaaatgaTATAACATCTACATCTTTCAGTTTAAGTGAAACTTTAAACAGCTCCCTAGATGAGTCAGCTTTGTCACCAACATTATCATCGACAATTCAATCTTCACCTGATGTTTTAAATGAGTCaagtaaagttaaattaaaggtTTCAACTATTGATGTACAGGTTATTTTAAGATTGGATAACATTGAATTT aACATACGTAGTTTGCTTGACGAACATCAAACAGGTAAGCTTGTTTTGGCAGAATATGATTCTTCGGGTGCACTTGTTAAAAGGCCTAAAGATATGATCCACATTGTTGTTAACTCAATGGTCCATAGAGTTGGAAATAT gTATCCTTCCACAAAAACCAAATCTAATCTTGCAAAAGCTATTATCACTGCCTTTCCAAAGCTACATTCTGGTGGAAAACTTGGATAT gAAAATTATTATAGCCCATATACAGAGTATGTAGTGGGTAATAAGAAAAGGAAGGTCACTCCTCATCGCCACATAGAAGAGAGATTGAAAACTATGCGAAAACATGTTGGTGTTCTTGTACAAGCTCGCTGA